From one Leptospira licerasiae serovar Varillal str. VAR 010 genomic stretch:
- the fabG gene encoding 3-oxoacyl-ACP reductase FabG, giving the protein MIDLKGKNAIITGAARGIGKATALKLAQAGANVVIADLNEEASKATADEIAKATGVKAIGVAVNVANAESAQAGIQAVVDNFGSIDILVNNAGITKDTLMLRMKQEQWDAVIAVNLTGTFNCIQSAIKFMAKNPNGGSIINLSSIAGVNGNIGQTNYSASKAGVIGLTKAVALEMAGRKIRCNAIAPGFIATEMTDAIPEKIRTAMVAAIPLKRAGQPDDIANTIAFLASDLSSFITGQLIEVNGGGFLPGVQA; this is encoded by the coding sequence ATGATCGATTTGAAAGGCAAAAACGCCATTATAACCGGGGCTGCCCGCGGAATCGGTAAAGCAACCGCTCTTAAACTCGCGCAAGCAGGCGCAAACGTTGTCATAGCCGACTTAAACGAAGAGGCAAGTAAAGCTACTGCGGATGAGATCGCAAAAGCTACAGGTGTAAAAGCGATCGGAGTCGCTGTAAACGTAGCAAATGCAGAATCCGCGCAAGCAGGTATCCAAGCTGTTGTGGATAATTTCGGTTCAATTGACATTCTAGTGAACAACGCCGGTATCACTAAAGACACTCTTATGCTCAGAATGAAACAGGAACAGTGGGATGCTGTAATTGCAGTAAACTTGACTGGAACTTTCAACTGTATCCAATCCGCTATAAAATTTATGGCTAAAAATCCGAACGGTGGATCCATTATAAACCTTTCCTCCATAGCAGGAGTGAACGGAAATATCGGACAAACCAACTACTCCGCTTCTAAAGCAGGGGTGATCGGTCTGACTAAAGCAGTCGCTTTGGAAATGGCAGGCCGTAAGATCCGTTGTAACGCGATCGCTCCGGGATTTATCGCTACTGAAATGACGGATGCGATCCCTGAAAAGATCCGTACCGCAATGGTGGCAGCGATCCCTTTAAAGAGAGCAGGACAACCGGATGATATCGCGAATACAATTGCGTTCTTGGCTTCCGATCTTTCCTCTTTCATTACGGGACAATTGATCGAAGTGAACGGCGGGGGATTCCTTCCCGGAGTCCAAGCCTAA